A single region of the Gammaproteobacteria bacterium genome encodes:
- the argE gene encoding acetylornithine deacetylase, which translates to MTNKPSLNHMLQQLIATPSMSSVSPEYDVSNRPVIDLLASWMEDFGFEVEVIPLRAQPHKANLLARLGKANEHSEGLMFAGHTDTVPYDAHLWNFDPFKLTEADGRYYGLGTSDMKAWFAIVLDALRDVDPTQLKQPIYILATADEESSMDGAKELVERGCPNVKYAVIGEPTGLTPVHAHKGIIMESIRLTGRSGHSSDPSLGNNAMEHMHKVIGDILLWRTELQSKYKDDQFAVPVPTLNLGHIHGGDNPNRICGECELHIDLRPLPGMELQELREELRLRLHNTLNNDIQWSLTSLIDGTSPMHTPKQSPLVQEAEKLCHRQSHAVAFCTEGPYLNHLGMDTIILGPGDIDQAHQPDEYLALARISPMQQVIRDLCKRFCF; encoded by the coding sequence ATGACTAATAAACCTTCATTGAACCACATGTTGCAACAGCTTATCGCCACGCCGTCGATGAGCAGTGTCAGTCCCGAATACGATGTCAGCAACCGGCCGGTCATTGATTTGCTGGCCAGCTGGATGGAGGATTTCGGCTTTGAAGTCGAAGTCATTCCACTGCGCGCCCAGCCGCATAAGGCCAATCTGCTGGCCCGACTGGGCAAGGCCAACGAACACAGCGAAGGTCTGATGTTTGCTGGCCATACCGACACGGTGCCCTATGACGCCCACCTGTGGAATTTTGATCCATTCAAACTGACCGAAGCCGATGGTCGCTACTATGGCCTGGGCACCTCCGACATGAAGGCCTGGTTTGCCATTGTGCTGGATGCGCTGCGCGATGTTGATCCGACCCAGCTCAAACAACCGATCTACATTCTCGCCACCGCCGATGAAGAAAGCTCCATGGACGGCGCCAAAGAGTTGGTCGAACGCGGCTGCCCGAACGTGAAATATGCGGTAATTGGCGAACCCACCGGCCTCACGCCGGTCCACGCCCACAAAGGCATTATCATGGAATCGATCCGTCTGACCGGACGTTCGGGCCACTCCAGCGATCCCAGCCTGGGCAACAACGCCATGGAACACATGCACAAAGTCATCGGCGACATTTTGTTATGGCGCACGGAGCTGCAGAGCAAGTACAAAGACGATCAATTCGCCGTGCCCGTTCCCACCCTGAATCTGGGACACATTCACGGCGGCGACAACCCCAACCGCATTTGCGGCGAGTGCGAGCTGCACATTGATCTGCGTCCGTTGCCCGGCATGGAGCTACAAGAACTCCGCGAGGAATTACGCCTACGCCTGCACAACACCCTGAATAACGACATCCAGTGGAGTTTAACCTCGCTGATTGATGGCACCTCGCCCATGCACACGCCCAAGCAGTCACCGCTGGTGCAGGAAGCAGAAAAGCTCTGTCATCGCCAAAGTCATGCGGTGGCGTTCTGTACCGAAGGTCCGTACCTGAACCATCTGGGCATGGACACCATCATCCTCGGCCCCGGCGATATTGATCAGGCCCACCAGCCCGATGAATACCTGGCATTGGCACGGATCAGCCCCATGCAGCAGGTCATTCGCGATCTATGTAAACGCTTCTGCTTTTAG